One Cedecea neteri DNA segment encodes these proteins:
- the fadJ gene encoding fatty acid oxidation complex subunit alpha FadJ, translating into MAQQGAFDLHIRLDNVAVVTIDVPGEKMNTLKAEFGAQVHSIIKKLRDNPSVQGLVFISGKPDNFIAGADINMIAGCKTAEEAQELARQGQQIMAEIAALPIPVVAAIHGACLGGGLEMALACHTRICTDSPKTLLGLPEVQLGLLPGSGGTQRLPRLIGVSNALDMILTGKQLRPRQALKLGLVDDVVPESILLEAAVELALKGRKPSRELPVKERVLAGPLGRSLLFRLVSKKTEEKTQGNYPATGRIIDVIRTGLEQGSKSGYEAEAKAFGELAMSSESAALRGLFFASTELKKEYGGEAKPGKLNSVGVLGGGLMGGGIAYVTATKGKLPVRIKDINNEGINHALKYSWDLLDKKVRRRHMKPAERQRELARISGGTDYHGFSQRDIVVEAVFEDLVLKQKMVAEVEQYAAPHTVFASNTSSLPIADIAAQAARPQQVIGLHFFSPVDKMPLVEVIPHAGTSAETISTTVQLAKKQRKTPIVVGDSAGFYVNRILAPYVNEALRCLTEGEPIERIDDALVKFGFPVGPVQLLDEVGIDVGTKIIPILQQAFGDRFAAPDSVDAILKDDRKGRKNGRGFYLYPAKGRKSKKQPDTAIYTLLGVTPNGRQTPEQIAERCVMMMLNEAARCLDEGVVRSARDGDIGGVFGIGFPPFLGGPFRYMDSLGAADVVAKLQRLAGQYGERFKPCDRLIIMAEQQLSFWPAPRVQSVTELDEALS; encoded by the coding sequence ATGGCACAGCAAGGCGCATTCGATTTACACATCCGGCTGGATAACGTTGCCGTAGTGACCATCGACGTTCCGGGCGAAAAAATGAATACCCTGAAGGCCGAGTTTGGCGCACAGGTACACAGCATTATTAAAAAACTGCGTGACAACCCGAGCGTGCAGGGGCTGGTGTTTATCTCCGGCAAGCCGGACAACTTTATCGCCGGGGCCGACATCAATATGATCGCCGGCTGCAAAACGGCTGAAGAAGCACAAGAGCTGGCGCGGCAGGGGCAGCAGATCATGGCGGAAATCGCCGCGCTGCCGATCCCGGTAGTGGCCGCGATTCACGGTGCCTGTCTGGGCGGTGGCCTGGAAATGGCGCTTGCCTGCCATACCCGAATCTGTACCGATTCACCTAAAACGCTGCTTGGCCTGCCGGAAGTGCAGCTGGGCCTGCTGCCGGGCTCGGGCGGCACTCAGCGTTTACCTCGTCTGATAGGCGTCAGCAATGCGCTGGACATGATTTTGACCGGTAAGCAGCTGCGCCCGCGCCAGGCCCTGAAGCTGGGGCTGGTGGATGACGTGGTACCCGAATCTATTTTGCTTGAGGCCGCCGTTGAGCTGGCGCTTAAAGGAAGAAAGCCTTCCCGTGAACTGCCGGTAAAAGAACGCGTGCTTGCCGGGCCGCTCGGGCGCTCTTTGTTGTTCCGGTTGGTCAGCAAGAAGACCGAAGAAAAGACGCAGGGTAATTATCCGGCAACGGGACGCATTATTGACGTTATCCGCACCGGGCTGGAGCAGGGGAGCAAAAGCGGCTATGAGGCCGAGGCGAAAGCGTTCGGTGAGCTGGCTATGTCCTCTGAATCTGCCGCCTTGCGCGGCCTGTTCTTCGCCAGTACGGAGCTGAAAAAAGAGTACGGGGGCGAAGCGAAGCCCGGCAAACTAAATTCTGTTGGCGTGCTGGGGGGCGGGTTGATGGGCGGCGGGATTGCCTATGTGACGGCCACCAAAGGTAAGCTTCCGGTGCGCATTAAGGACATTAACAACGAAGGTATTAACCACGCGCTGAAATACAGCTGGGATCTGCTGGACAAGAAAGTCCGCCGCCGCCATATGAAGCCTGCCGAACGCCAGCGCGAGCTGGCACGTATCTCCGGTGGAACCGATTACCACGGCTTTAGCCAGCGAGATATTGTGGTGGAAGCCGTGTTTGAAGATTTGGTGCTGAAGCAAAAAATGGTGGCTGAAGTGGAGCAATATGCCGCGCCACACACTGTTTTTGCCTCGAATACTTCATCGTTGCCGATTGCCGACATTGCCGCTCAGGCAGCCCGTCCGCAGCAGGTTATCGGCCTGCATTTCTTCAGCCCGGTGGACAAAATGCCGCTGGTAGAAGTGATTCCTCACGCGGGCACCAGTGCGGAAACCATTTCCACCACCGTACAGCTGGCGAAAAAACAGAGAAAAACGCCGATTGTGGTGGGCGACAGCGCCGGGTTTTACGTCAATCGCATTCTTGCACCTTATGTCAATGAAGCGCTGCGCTGCCTCACGGAAGGTGAGCCGATTGAGCGTATTGACGACGCGTTGGTGAAGTTTGGTTTCCCGGTGGGGCCGGTACAATTGTTGGATGAGGTTGGGATAGACGTCGGCACGAAGATTATCCCGATTCTACAGCAGGCCTTCGGCGATCGCTTTGCCGCGCCTGATAGCGTGGATGCAATCTTGAAGGACGATCGCAAAGGAAGAAAAAATGGTCGTGGTTTCTATCTTTATCCGGCAAAAGGGCGTAAAAGCAAGAAACAGCCTGATACAGCGATTTACACGCTGTTAGGCGTTACGCCGAACGGGCGTCAGACCCCGGAGCAGATAGCCGAGCGCTGCGTCATGATGATGCTCAACGAGGCCGCTCGTTGCCTTGATGAAGGCGTAGTCAGAAGCGCGCGTGACGGTGATATTGGCGGCGTTTTCGGCATCGGTTTTCCGCCGTTTTTAGGTGGGCCGTTCAGGTATATGGACAGCCTGGGAGCTGCCGATGTGGTGGCAAAACTGCAGCGTTTAGCGGGCCAGTACGGGGAGCGTTTCAAGCCCTGTGACAGGCTGATTATTATGGCTGAACAACAGCTTAGTTTCTGGCCTGCGCCCAGGGTGCAATCAGTGACCGAGCTTGACGAAGCGCTGAGCTAA